Proteins from a single region of Papaver somniferum cultivar HN1 unplaced genomic scaffold, ASM357369v1 unplaced-scaffold_11, whole genome shotgun sequence:
- the LOC113328543 gene encoding uncharacterized protein LOC113328543, producing MEGEQSPNASSPTRQSTSISLDTASYRDPFFVHPSDNSNVVLCNPPLNGDNFASWKIGMMRSLRVKNKIGFIDGSISKPTDPAKLAEWMRADGLVIGWIHAVILPSIKDNASYAPTAYLLWKDLENRHVESCAPKLYQLKQQLASIKQDGSSVMVFYGHLRAIWDEMDAIRPVSTCICANAKDSIDHLNQDRAMEFLQGLHDRYAGLRSNILQRIEFPPLLTIYNLVRQEEVQQFLANTIPIVESATLVVARHEGDSSSKTNKKRSYYCDYCHKDGHTRDRCYKLNSYPPKYKRKDGTTLATTYVVLEGVLPQQSDAS from the coding sequence ATGGAAGGAGAACAAAGTCCTAATGCTTCAAGCCCTACTAGGCAGTCAACTTCAATTTCTTTGGATACTGCTTCTTATCGTGATCCATTTTTTGTCCATCCATCGGACAACTCCAATGTTGTTCTTTGTAACCCTCCATTAAACGGTGATAACTTTGCATCGTGGAAGATAGGAATGATGAGATCTTTGCGTGTGAAGAACAAGATTGGTTTTATTGATGGATCTATTTCCAAACCAACTGATCCGGCCAAACTTGCAGAGTGGATGCGGGCAGATGGTCTTGTCATCGGTTGGATTCATGCTGTTATTCTTCCTAGCATtaaagataatgcttcttatgCTCCTACTGCTTATCTTCTCTGGAAAGATCTCGAGAACAGGCATGTTGAGTCTTGTGCTCCAAAGCTATATCAATTGAAACAACAACTTGCCTCTATTAAGCAGGATGGTTCATCTGTGATGGTTTTTTATGGTCATCTTCGTGCTATTTGGGATGAAATGGATGCTATAAGACCTGTAAGTACTTGTATTTGTGCTAATGCCAAGGATTCTATTGATCATCTTAACCAAGATAGAGCCATGGAGTTCTTACAAGGCCTTCATGATAGGTATGCTGGTCTCCGTTCTAACATTTTGCAGCGTATTGAGTTTCCACCCTTGTTAACTATTTATAATTTAGTCCGACAAGAAGAGGTTCAACAATTTTTGGCTAATACCATTCCGATTGTTGAATCGGCTACCCTTGTTGTTGCTCGCCATGAAGGTGATAGCTCTtccaaaactaacaaaaagaGAAGTTATTATTGTGATTATTGTCATAAAGATGGTCATACTAGAGACCGTTGTTACAAACTAAATAGTTATCCACCAAAATATAAGCGCAAGGATGGCACAACTTTGGCTACCACTTATGTTGTTCTTGAAGGTGTGCTACCACAACAGAGTGATGCATCATAA